The Leifsonia sp. ZF2019 DNA segment ATGTCCCAGCGCACTTCGGAGTGGTCGGTCACGACTCCGGTGGTCACCAGATCCTGCACGTACTCCTCGTAGTTCGCCCAGGTGCCGAACTGCCACGGGAGGCCGGCGGTCGGGAGCTGCTGGAACATCAGCGCCCGGTTGGACGCGTATCCGGTCGCGGCCCCGGCCCAGAACGGACTCGAAGCGCTGAGCGCCTGCAGATGCGGGTAATACGTGAGCAGGCCGTTCACGATCGGGAGCGCCTTGTCGCGCGCGTCGATCCCGACATGCACGTGCACACCCCAGATCATCATCTGGCGGCCCCACCACTGCGTGCGATCCAGCAGGCGGTCGTAGCGGTCGTTCGGGGTGACCTTCTGGTCGTACCACTGGGCGAACGGATGGGTGCCCGCGCACAGCAGCTCGACGCCCAGCGGGTCGGTCACCCCGCGCACGAGGTCGATCAGCCCGGAGAGGTCGGCGACGGCGGCCGGCACGGTGCGGTGCACGCGGCTCACCAGCTCGACCGTATTGAGGAGCAGCTCGTGCGTGATCTGCGGGTGCTCCCGCCCGTCGGGCGTCCCGAGCTCGCGCAGGACCTCGTCGGCGATCTGGACGAGGTCTCCCGTCGACCCGTCCACCAGTGCGATCTCCCACTCGATGCCGACGGTGGAGCGCTCGGACTCCGCGAATTCGATCTGCACAGGGCGTTCCGTCCGTCCGATTGTTCAAAGCAGGGCACTATCTGACAGAATAGCTAGTTGAGTTCCGCCGTACCCGACCCTCTATCCGGTTCGGCGGAATACCAATAGACCTCCTGCCGAGTGTGCCCCCACGCCCACGGCAGTCAGTTCGACGAAACGCACTCATCAACACTGGAGAATTGTGGCTGTCAAAATCCGTCTGAAGCGCCTGGGCAAGATCCGCGCTCCGTACTACCGCATCGTCGTCGCCGACTCGCGCACCAAGCGCGACGGTCGCGTCATCGAGGAGATCGGTCTGTACCACCCGACCGAGGAGCCCTCGCGCATCGAGGTCGACTCCGACCGCGCGCAGTACTGGCTCGGCGTCGGCGCCCAGCCGTCCGAGCAGGTCCTCGTGCTCCTCAAGCTCACGGGCGACTGGGGCAAGTTCAAGGGCGACAAGGACGCCGTCTCGACCGTGAAGACCGCGGACGAGAAGGTCGCGTTCGTCGCCGACGAGAAGAAGAAGCCGGTTCTGAAGCCCAAGGCCGAGAAGCCCGCCGAGGTCGTCGCCGAGGCGGAGGCCGTCGTCGAGGCCGAGGTCGAGGCGGAGGAGGCCGCTGAGGCCGAGGTCGTCGCCGAGGCCGAAGAAATCGTCGCCGACGCCGACGGCGAGAAGGCGTAACACCTTGCTCGCACCCGCGCTCACGCACCTGGTCAAGGGCATCGTCGACCACCCGGAAGACGTGCACGTCGTGGCCAAAGGCTCCCCGCGTGGCGAGGTCCTCGAGATTCGCGTGAATCCCGAGGACCTCGGCCGGGTGATCGGCCGTGCCGGCCGCACCGCCAAGGCGCTCCGCACGCTCGTGTCCGCGCTGGCCGACGGCCGTCGCGTCCGCGTCGACGTCGTCGACGACTGAGGTGGCCGACCACAAGCTGCCCCGTAAGGACGTCGCGCCGCGACCCGGTCAGACCGAGCTCCGCGTCGGCCGGCTCACCAAGGCGCACGGGCTCAAGGGAGCCATCAAGCTCGAACTGTTCACCGACGAGCCGGAGAAGCGGTTCGTCCCGGGAGCGGAGTTCACCCTCCAGGTTCCCACTGCCTCCAAGTGGCACGGCAAGACCCTGAGGCTCGTCGAGCTGCGCTGGTACAACGGGCACGCCGTCGGATTCTTCGAGGGCGTGGACGACCGGACCGAGGCCGAGACCCTGGTGAAGGCCATCCTCTGGGTGAGTCAGGACGCCACGGAGCTCCCCGAGGAGGAGGACGCCTGGTACGACCACCAGCTGGTCGGGCTGAGCGCCCTCCGTGACGGCGTGCCCGTCGGCACGGTCGCCCGGGTCGACCACCTGCCCGCGCAGGATCTGCTGGCGATCAAGACCGACGCGGGCGAGGTGCTCGTGCCGTTCGTGAAGGCGATCGTGCCCGAGGTCGACCTGGCCGCCGGAACGGTCACGCTCACGCCGCCGACGGGGCTCTTCGAAGAGCTCCCGGAGGAGGGGGAGGCTCCGTCCGGGGACGCCTCGGCCGGAGAATCGCCCGCTCAGGAAGAGCCGCCTGCTCAGGACTGAACCTCGTGAGAAGAGCCCCGACCATCCGGTCGGGGCTCTTCTCGTTCTCAGCCGACGATCGCGAGGCCGCGGGCGCGGAGCCCGCGGGCGTCCGCGCCGAGCGCCGTCGCCAAGCGCTCGTGGGTGGCCACGATGTGGCGGTGGATGCGCTCCGCCGCCGCGTCCGCATCCCGCGCCGCGACGAGGTCGAGGATCCGCCGGTGCTCCTCCCAGGCGGTCCGCCGTGACTCCTCACTCCGCACCTCCAGCCAGCGGGTGCGGGCGAGGCGGGTCATCGCGGCGTCGACGGAGTCCGCGAAGAAGTGGTTGCCGCTGAGGGCGGCGAGCCGCACATGGAAACCGGTGCCCGCTCCGATGGCGTCCTCGTGCGTGCGGCCG contains these protein-coding regions:
- a CDS encoding glutamate--cysteine ligase, with the protein product MQIEFAESERSTVGIEWEIALVDGSTGDLVQIADEVLRELGTPDGREHPQITHELLLNTVELVSRVHRTVPAAVADLSGLIDLVRGVTDPLGVELLCAGTHPFAQWYDQKVTPNDRYDRLLDRTQWWGRQMMIWGVHVHVGIDARDKALPIVNGLLTYYPHLQALSASSPFWAGAATGYASNRALMFQQLPTAGLPWQFGTWANYEEYVQDLVTTGVVTDHSEVRWDIRPSPKWGTVEMRACDGLSTTDEVGAVAALIHCLTDRMSGDLDAGAEPVTLQPWFVRENKWRAARYGLDAEIIEAPDGRERLVSDALRELVDELRPTAERLGCPEELEGVLRILDGGASYQRQLAVAEANGGSLQAVVSSLTHELRGGLAR
- the rpsP gene encoding 30S ribosomal protein S16 is translated as MAVKIRLKRLGKIRAPYYRIVVADSRTKRDGRVIEEIGLYHPTEEPSRIEVDSDRAQYWLGVGAQPSEQVLVLLKLTGDWGKFKGDKDAVSTVKTADEKVAFVADEKKKPVLKPKAEKPAEVVAEAEAVVEAEVEAEEAAEAEVVAEAEEIVADADGEKA
- a CDS encoding GntR family transcriptional regulator — protein: MSEQPTVYERLRAEILDLDRVPGSRLTERGLETDLGVSRTPLRAALMRLEGEGLVSRDGRAWQVSPIDLGEIARLSELRDALETAAVRLTCERATDDDIAALVTRLGAYDLGRTHEDAIGAGTGFHVRLAALSGNHFFADSVDAAMTRLARTRWLEVRSEESRRTAWEEHRRILDLVAARDADAAAERIHRHIVATHERLATALGADARGLRARGLAIVG
- the rimM gene encoding ribosome maturation factor RimM (Essential for efficient processing of 16S rRNA) → MADHKLPRKDVAPRPGQTELRVGRLTKAHGLKGAIKLELFTDEPEKRFVPGAEFTLQVPTASKWHGKTLRLVELRWYNGHAVGFFEGVDDRTEAETLVKAILWVSQDATELPEEEDAWYDHQLVGLSALRDGVPVGTVARVDHLPAQDLLAIKTDAGEVLVPFVKAIVPEVDLAAGTVTLTPPTGLFEELPEEGEAPSGDASAGESPAQEEPPAQD
- a CDS encoding RNA-binding protein codes for the protein MLAPALTHLVKGIVDHPEDVHVVAKGSPRGEVLEIRVNPEDLGRVIGRAGRTAKALRTLVSALADGRRVRVDVVDD